One part of the Fusobacterium pseudoperiodonticum genome encodes these proteins:
- a CDS encoding ABC transporter permease: MKNKSEYIKFILPLLIIFFWFIFTYTGKVPPTSLPSLSAVKDTFIEMLKSGQLSNDLSLSLRRVLAGFFISSILGISLGIFMGISSKAKEFFQLTLTAIRQIPMIAWIPLIILWAGIGEVSKIVVILFAATFPIVVNTMGGVDSTSETYLEVAKMYGLSKKDTFFKVYLPSALPNIFTGLRLGLGASWMAVVASELIASSSGIGYRLNDARSLMRSDVVIVCMIIIGLVGLLMDKLIVLISHELTPWKKN, encoded by the coding sequence ATGAAAAATAAAAGTGAATATATAAAATTTATCTTACCTCTGTTGATAATCTTTTTTTGGTTTATATTCACCTATACTGGAAAAGTTCCACCTACATCTCTACCTAGTTTAAGTGCAGTCAAGGACACTTTTATAGAGATGTTAAAATCAGGGCAACTGTCTAATGACTTAAGTCTAAGTCTACGTCGTGTTCTTGCTGGTTTCTTTATTTCTAGTATATTAGGAATTTCTTTGGGGATATTCATGGGAATATCTTCAAAAGCAAAAGAGTTTTTTCAACTGACATTAACAGCAATAAGACAGATACCTATGATTGCTTGGATACCTCTTATTATCCTATGGGCAGGTATAGGAGAAGTTTCAAAAATTGTAGTAATATTATTTGCAGCAACTTTCCCAATAGTAGTAAATACTATGGGTGGAGTAGACTCAACTTCTGAAACATATCTTGAAGTTGCAAAGATGTATGGCTTAAGTAAAAAAGATACTTTCTTTAAAGTTTATCTTCCTTCAGCCTTACCAAATATTTTTACAGGTCTTCGTTTAGGTTTAGGAGCTTCTTGGATGGCAGTCGTTGCCTCAGAACTTATAGCTTCATCTTCAGGTATAGGATATAGATTAAATGATGCTAGAAGTTTAATGAGATCAGATGTTGTTATAGTGTGTATGATTATTATTGGGCTTGTTGGACTTTTAATGGATAAATTAATAGTGTTAATATCTCATGAATTAACACCTTGGAAAAAGAATTAG